A region of the Mycobacterium sp. NBC_00419 genome:
TGGCTGGTCCGGCGCCCGGCCGACTCGGTGGTGGTGCTCGAACGTGAGGCCGGCCCGGCGCAGCACCAGACCGGGCACAACTCGGGAGTCATCCACGGCGGCATCTACTATCAGCCCGGTTCGCTCAAGGCCCGGCTGTGCGTCGAGGGTGCGCGGCAGATGTATGAGTTCTGCGAGCAGCACGACATCGCACATGAGCGCTGCGGCAAGCTGATCGTGGCGACCTCCGCCGACGAACTGCCGCGGCTGGACGACCTGGAGGCCAGGGGCCGGGCCAACGCCGTACCGGGTCTGCGCCGGGTCGGCTCAGCCGAGATCGCCGAGATCGAACCCAATGCCGTTGGTGTGCAAGCACTTCACGCGCCCAACACCGGCATCGTGGACTATCCCGCGGTGGCGCGGGCGTTGGTCGAGCAACTGACGGCGGCCGGTGCGGCGATCCGGTTCGGCACCGAGGTCCACCGCATCGACGGTGCGCAGTCGCCGGTGGTGCACACCGGCGACGGCCCGATCCGGGCCACGACGGTGATTGCCTGTGCGGGATTGTGGTCGGACCGGCTGGCCCGGCGTGCGGGCGCTCCGCGTGACCCGCAGATCGTCCCGTTCCGCGGTGCCTATCTGGGGCTCACACCCACCGCGCAACCGCGCCTGAACGGGATGATCTATCCGGTGCCCAACCCCGAACTGCCGTTCCTGGGGGTGCACATCACCAAGCACATCGGCGGTGCGGTGACGCTGGGTCCGACCGCCATTATGGTGCCCGCCCGCGACGGCTACTCGCTGCGCCGCTGGAACTGGCGCGACTCCTGGGAGACGGTGAGCTGGCCGGGCACCTGGCATGTGGCGCAACGATATTGGCGGGTCGGGGCAGACGAGAT
Encoded here:
- the lhgO gene encoding L-2-hydroxyglutarate oxidase; protein product: MAGNDFDLVVVGAGIVGLAVAREWLVRRPADSVVVLEREAGPAQHQTGHNSGVIHGGIYYQPGSLKARLCVEGARQMYEFCEQHDIAHERCGKLIVATSADELPRLDDLEARGRANAVPGLRRVGSAEIAEIEPNAVGVQALHAPNTGIVDYPAVARALVEQLTAAGAAIRFGTEVHRIDGAQSPVVHTGDGPIRATTVIACAGLWSDRLARRAGAPRDPQIVPFRGAYLGLTPTAQPRLNGMIYPVPNPELPFLGVHITKHIGGAVTLGPTAIMVPARDGYSLRRWNWRDSWETVSWPGTWHVAQRYWRVGADEIRMAASRRAFVRAAARYMPGLSVADLDGSSHAGVRAQAVGRDGTLVDDFVISRVGAVSHVRNAPSPAATSAFALARELVDRVTAG